From the Elaeis guineensis isolate ETL-2024a chromosome 16, EG11, whole genome shotgun sequence genome, the window GCTGTGAAGATAGGCATGCCTCTAACATACAAAGGATCTTAATTATACAGAACCCATTTATCAGCAAAAGGCAGCAGTTGTCATACAGCCTGCACTACAGCAGAGGACAAAATTTCTGTGTAGCTTGCCAGACAACTACCACAAACTCCTTAcatatagaattaaaaaaaaaaaaagcctacaaGCGTATTCTAACAGACTGCCAATCCTTTGCAGTGCTTGTCATGCAGAAGAAAAAGAGTCCACTCCAGTTCCTCGAGCTCTGACAACATAAGGTTATCCAtcaggtttgaattttttttcattaacaatctGCAGGcataatctcaaataatctgCAACCAAGTCCCAGTAGTCCCAATTGGGAACCATCGCATACATGTATGTCCACAATTATCTATTGATTTGGTGGAAGATAGACTACTCTTCACACCATGAATACAATGTTAAAGGAAAAATACTCTACTATAGTAATTATTGGACTATTCCTATTGATTTGAGTCTTCAGAGTTCCTGCAACATTGGTGGACAACCTAGACTGaaataaacttagatctagattTGTTTTACCTCAGTCAAGAAAaaagaataatttattatttttattacagtTCAAAATAATCGAGATATTAGGATATGCTGGCCAAAATATAGATATCAAAATATCAGAATATtgcagtaaattataaaataaggaaTATTCATTATTTTACAGATTGATGTAAATACCTGGGTGATAATTAGATagcaaaagaagagatcaaaaggAGGGAAAAAAAATCTTACAAAATATAACATATTGTATTAGCCCTTGCTTTGAGATATAAAAGTTTACGCTGATTCAAAAATTAGGAGCAGATAGTCAAGTAATATGTCCTTAGTAAGCACCTTACTTGTTAGTGTCATTCATTTATCACATTTTATTAACATCAATAACCCCATTGGAGACAAAGATCATCACTACAAGCTCATACAAAAATATACAAGTAAATAGCATTTCAAAGCGAATGTGTAAAGAAAAGTGACCTGCTGCTGCTGCCAATTCCATATGAACCAGGGTCCGTGTGCAGCTGAGAAGAGCTGGCCCGCCAAGGGTATGAGCCCTGAAGGTTGTTACCACCTGAAATGGAGTGCAGAGGTATGCTCTGGAAGCTTCCACTACCACTCCCGCTTGCACTGCTCCCAGAGGGAGCAAGGGATGTCATGGTCGAGGATGATGACTGTGACTGGGAGAAGGTTTGTGATTCCACAGGCTTTCTTGAACGGTTGCGGCCACGATGCATGTGGCGCTCACAGTACTTGGAGTCAGGGTACGCATCCTTGGAGCACCGCCACTTCTTCCCATCTGTCCGACGGCACCGACCTGGCTCCGGGTCCAGTTTCTTCCCATAGAAGGAATAGTAACCCACTGGACTCGAAGGAAAACCAACCCATATCAATACAGATGGATCACGAGCACACCATTTTATTGTTCTCTCTTTTTAAGATCCAAAACCCATTATCCTTCTACACCAGCCGGTACAAGGGGCTGAAGTATAGTACCACTCTAAAAAAATCGCAATGCATACATGAAGTGATGAAAAGTTTGGGATATATTGCGCTTCATGAAAATAGCCAAAATACGAACAAAAATGGCTAATCATTGCAGCAGTAAGTAGCAGGAGAACCTTGGGAGGAAAATATCCTAGAACAATTAAACTTGATAAACACATGGTAAGCTGAAAAAGTTAAGTTGCAgatattgtcaaaaaaaaaaaaaaaaaagaatgtttgtaacatattatttatatatcacAGTGGATAAATTGTAGGGAGTAACTCAAAAAGCGTATTTAATTACTGCAAAATGCTCCAAAGAAATTCCAGTAGAAAACACAACTACGTACCATTTAATCGGAAAAATTGTATGGCAAAGCAGCTTCTTTTTCGAAAGGGGAAAAAGGCAAGCTTCAAACCAGACCTTGGAAATGGAAAAAGAGACAGAAACCAAGATATGACGAAAATGGCAGAAGAAGGAAAGAAGTAACGAAAAAAAAGATTCCGACTTTCAAACTCTCCATAACATCCTAGTAATTATTACAAAGACAAACTAGAAAAGGCAAGGAGCTGCAGGCAGTCCATGATACCCAAAGAACCCAAAAAAACCTATTCAAGCTCCAAAACTACGAAAAATCGAAACTTTGATCCAAAATAACAGCATATGAACATCAGGCAATAAAAAGAACAAGAATAATACGAGATCAAAGAAGAAATGAGAAGGGAAGGAGATTGGTTGTCTTACGAGCAGGGTGGTGGTAGAAGCGAGCATGGGCGGCCTCAAAGCTCCTCCGGATGGGGATGAGTAGATCAGGGGGCACGGGGACTCCGGCTATGAGATACTTGTAGATAAGCGCCTGGTGCTCCAGCTCCTGCCACTGCGACGCCGTGAACGGCGGCCGGCACCCCCCCGCCGCCGCGCTGTTCATCGGTCCTTCGACGGTAAGAAAGGCCCCAAAAATCTAAACGACGGAGGATAGGGagaagaagacgaagaagaagaagaggaggagaaggaagaggaaaCTTCCCGGAGCTCAACCATGACCTACAGTCCGAGACGCTGTAGCGTACTCCGCCGGTGAGAAAGAGCGGTAGGGTTTCTCCATTTCGCCTCAAGAGAGAGTAGGAAGAGGGGCGGCGGAGACGGGGGACAGAGAGGCGAGGTTTTATAACGGAGGGAGGGGGtggatttattaattaattttatagcagAGGGGGTGGTTGAGGGGATCGATGCTGCTGCTATTAATTAATGGAGAGAGGGTAGGGGGTGAGAATATGAAATAAGTAAATTGAGGGGGGCAATGGGAAAAACGAGAAATGTGTTTATCTCGCGCCGTCTGGGACGCTCACTATCTGGAACTTTGGGGTTCCTACCGTGTTCGGAACGGAGACAGCGTCTGCTCGGTGGGAGGGGAAAAGGGTAACAACACAATAAGGGAAACTAATACTTTCCTTATTTTGATgtccatttaaaaattttatgcgcGCTATCTGGGTAGCCTAAGTAGAGTTAGAATGTGCAATTGTGCCCTGATTTGTATCTTGTGGTTAGGCTCGCTGGcctccatatttttttttcccCGATACTGTAAGGGCACATTTGGGTtcattatttgaatcaaaatcagaatggatTGCAATGACTATATCTTTCAATATATTTGATCATATAATCTataatcgaaatcaaaattaaaatttaaatattaaaaaaataaatattaaaatttaaaaatcaaaatatgtTTGAGGTTTTCACCGATCGAGTAGTTGGAATaggaattatttatttttattcaccATCTAAAATTAAACTCTTCTAATCAAATATATCCTAAGCATATTTTTAATTATAGTTGATGATGATATATTTCTCTTAGTATCTTCATTATTTCTCCtcttaaaagattttaaaaagcTATATATGGAAAGAAAGTGAAGCAATTATTTGCTGGACAATTTGACTATTCAACAGCATGTTGCCTGCCTAAATGCAAGTTGTGGCAAAATCTTCACACATATGGCTCATGTTCCACATATGTCCATGCATCTTATTTCAAAAAGCAAGATGAATGACGGATATTAAGTAAGACAATCAAATGTTCAGACAGAAATTATCTACTTCTCTCATCCTTCGTGCATTGGACTTGGCATGATAAACAAAACTCGTACAATATCATCTCCATGCCTTGCACAAATCATGTAAAAGCTCATTTCTCAATGCTAAGACAACATATCAAGCCATGAATTGCATTCCTTGTTTATATGTTACATGAGATAGTGGTTTAGTTGATCCATACTAGAGTATAGAGATGTCTACACCAGTAGTCGTATACTAGCATTTAGTATTTTGATCATCACATCCAAACTCCAGTGTCGAGTCACACGGTCCAGCCATGATGCAATTAATTGGGGTAGAGAAGAGCCCATAAAACCCAAGCATGGTGGGTGCCTCGGATGCACCTACTTTGCCTGAAATAATTGAGCAAACTTCCATAGGTAGCAGGTGGGTCTTGTCACTTTATGAGCCCCATCTCTCTTTTACATCAAAGTACCAGAAATTCCACCATAGGTAAAATCATCTGAGTTGTACGGATAACTTAATAATAAAGTAAGAAATAATCGGATAATTTATATATTGACATTCTTAATACTTCTAAATGTTCCAAATTAGAGAAACTTCAGGAGAAAACTCTCCTCCACTTTATTCTTGCATATAGAGCATTTGCGCCATAGATTCGTACGTTTTCCGCTTATGCTTACATATTTGGCTTAGAGTGAGCTCCaggagtaaaaaaaaattaagaattcaTAATTTAACATCTCGAGATCACgagaatttaatatattttttaagtaactaaaaaaatatttgattagaAAAGTAAGGgattgaaatcaaaatcgaaatggatgacttTTATTCCAAACGTttgattgaaaagaatttcattccgatttcaatttcaGAATGAAATAGAAATGActtaatctatatagaactcaattcctactctttttatttcaatttcgatttcgatcacaAACCAAATACTTCGAAAGATTCGACCATTTCGATTCCAATTTCAAACTATTTCGATTTCTATTCTCATTTCGATTACGAATCAAATACTCTCTAATCATCTTTTTTCTGCATGCTTTCATCATCTTGAATCAGAAAGAGAGGAGGGAACAGctccctctccttcttcttctctctctctctctcttcaaattTTGAGAGTGGAATAGATGCTCCTAAGAGCAATCATTCCCCAAGTCATGTCTTACCCGGCACTCCTCCAAGATGTTATGGCCCATTCCCTTCCCTTTTTAGTTGTAACTCTGCTCCCTTTGCCTTGATACCCCGGCCCGGCTCCAAGCAACCTATTCCCCAACCTCCAAAGCAAATTGCTAAAGGAGGAAGCAAGAACAAATGGAAGAAGAATAAAggtaaaaagaaaattaaaaggagCCACCCCTTGCCCCCACAGCTCCATGCTGCCCCTTGGCCTGACAGCAAGTGCATGTGATGGGTACGATCGAGACCGGCCCAAAAATCGCTACGTGGCTTTTGGGTCGCTATGAACCGGGACCATGGCTTGTCGGCAGATGCGAAGCCGATAAGAAAAGCTTGGCTATGTATCCAATCGAGAAAGTGAGCAAGCTCTCAATGTGGTCCATATTTTGGAACCATCTAGGCTCCATGGCTTCCATTTCCTCTACACACACAAACCTCACCCATAGAGGAACTATTAATGCAACCTGATAACAAGGTTGTAGATTGTGGTGGTGGGAGATACCTTGTTGCCTGAATTGGCTCCATCCGATTCACACAAGATTCAAATTGGATGTAGTCTAGTGGAACAGTTCAAGTGTGGTCTACTGTAGTTTGGAGCAACATACATGGCATGGCATGACATGTACttatcttatctttttttttatagatactaattaatcttaatcataCTAGCTTAATAtgagtacatccaacaaaatcataaaataaaatatccataAAACCAGTAAGAGTAGTCAATGCGTCAGTTCAAAATGCATCCAGAGTGTTGAGCAATGAAGGATGTGACCTCATCCACCATATTGTTCGTCTTACGGTAGACATGTCTAACCACCAAAGAGGCACACCCATAAAAATGTTTACACGACATGAACCATATACATGCTATAGCCTGCAAGGCTTCCGGACTATATTTGTCATGGTGACCAATTATCACTTGCAGCTGAGCCAACAGAAAAAAAATGCCTCCTTTAGGTTTTATAGCAATTAGCTTGTTTGCTAGGTGGCTCAAATTTGGACCGCTAGCTTCAAATAGGATAAGAGTGATGCGTATACATTCAAGAAAGCCTTCATATGTGGTAGGTAATAAGTAGGCTCCATGGCTTCCATTCATTTGCCACCCTAGCTGCAAAGAACTCCTGTAATCTTAGCAGGTTATAGATTGTGGTGGGACATACCTATTACCCCATATTGGAAGCACCCTCTGTGCATGAAATCCACATTGAATGTGGTTTGTTGTTGTTCAAGCACAGTTCGATGAAATTTAAGCCGGTTCAGTCCACCTATACGGATTGATATAAACTCAATCAGTGCCGTGGAATGTTTGGTAGAATGGGGCCATTGATTGGTGGTAGTTGCAAGGCCAATAAGAGAGGTTGACATGTAGTTAAGAAAGCCCTCAATGTGGTCCATAGATAGCCTATATGATTCGGTATGTGATCGCATCGAGTCCAATGATGTGTTTTTCTAGTTGGTGCCTTGGACCAAGTTCACCATCTGTCTGTAGTTGTAATGCTGAAAAAAGATGGTGCATACAATCAAATACTGTCCATGGTTTCAATGCTGATGGAGGATGGTGCATGCATTAGATAAATCCTCAACATTGTCCACAAACTTGCTTCATATTGTCTGTTCCTCTGCAGAACCGGTTGGGGAGATCTGTAACCAGGTAGCTAAAGATTGGCTAGAGAAGATCGCATTGGATTGGAGAATTTTAATGCATGTCTGTGATAAGATCCCCATGACCCCCATTGTACCATTTGAGTATTATCATTTTCCttggctgattttttttttaaggaatgataTTATTGTTTTAATCTCCCCTGCTTCAATAAGTTACTGGAAGCTGGGTGACTATCTCGCTAAACTTCTCACTAAATTGTGCATAAATTGGGGATCTCCATACCCATTAaacaaaaaaggagagagaaaactcaACCCCTCCAACattttaaaaaaaggaaaaaaattcgtAGAAAAGTCAACTCGTCTTTGtcatgtaaaaaattaaaaaaaaaaatgctcatATTTTcgtccacccaaaaaaaaaaaagaaagcttcttgataaatttagaaaatcttttaagaatagaaaaaaaatattttccaaaTATTCCATTCCACTGTCatctaaaaaaagaaaatatatttaaTCATTAATATTCTCCTTCTCAGACTCTTCATaataattatatctaaatattatttatatttatttccatagtcaagtaaaaaagaaaaaaatatttatttactaATATGTCCTCTAGGACTATTCATAACGCAttcgaatttaaattcaaatttgaattttagtgGTAAAGAAAACCCTCCATGCTGTCGAAAAAAGGAAACAATATCTTGGCACTAATATTTTCCTCTTAAAACCCTTCATAATAAGTTTATATAAACATTATTTAAATTCATGATAAGAAAAATCCTCCTAGGACTTCTTAATTATTTTAGGATCATACATAATTATGTTAAAGATGTCTAAATATTATTAAGATTTGAATATTAATTAAAGATTATAAATATAGCATTTTGTGCCTATATTATAAGAGTGCAGATCAATAAGACTTAGAAAAATTTAATAAGAAAATACCGTGAGAACACTACATCTTTTTTTTAACATTGATAATAAACAACATCTCCTCGTTACAAGGTTTAATTGGACCGTACATGGCATATTTCCAATAGATCTGATTTAAGAAAACCTTTCCCTTCTACAATTTATTGCTCAATAGGGTCAACCTAACCAAAACTTATAACTATTCAATTTCTCTACTTATTCATTTAAAACATATAAATATTACTAATTTtgtcttctctttttttcacaAATTGAAACAAATCGCAAGATGAATTCTCTATTCGAAACAAAAACAAATGTCAAAGTTCAAAGGGGAGGAAATCATAATCTTCTATATCAACTAAAAATGATTGAATGTCTCCGTATAAGTACATATTTATTCATACCACTACAACCACTCAACTGTTCTgttaaacattttttttttttgttagtgcTTATCTTTTTATTAGTGAGATTTTGAAAGTAAAATAATCAATGATTATTAAATACATTTcacttaaaatatattttttaatcctaTTTTTCAAGTTTTTGTTACTCTTCTATTACACAAAAGCATATTCAAATTCTCATTATCTCCATGCATATTGCCGGTTTTTCATTCTTGCGGGCAAATAGGCAAAAACTTAAATGAAAAGGCAAGCAAAATTAGCAGTACATGCGGCTTGCTAACCGGACCTCCCTCAGAATCCCCGTTCAACGAGTAGGTGCCAAGGACTTCCCACTCTGGGACAAGTTTCTGAATCAAACATAATGCAGGACAAAGGTAAATATATATCAAGGGTCACATTGTGACTACGGACAcaccatttaaatttttttcagtgtCCTTCACTGCTTGAAACCTCACATGTTTGACATTTCCGCCAAACTGAAGGAGATCTAGGAATGTCTGATGATGACAGACAAGTATTAGCTGCCCGGAGGATGGCTCTCATGCTTCCATCACCACTCGTTGTCGACACTCAGCTGGAACGAACAAAGAATCCAGATCCTCGAAGCTTTGTCTACTTATGATGTGGTTATGACACACATTAATGTGAATGTAATCTGCTCCCACCAAGCCCAATGTCTGGTTTGATATATTTCCAAGAGGAACAAAATACACTAGGACAAGCATTTTCTGTGGCAAGTAATGATGATGTATTACAACATGATAGGGATTTGTTACAAAGTATTCTTTCTGTTTATATGAAGAATCTTCAAAATTGGAGCAAGCTGTTTAATATTAGCTAACCCAAAGCTATCTTGCAATTCATTTACCAACAGGTGCATGCAGCCCTGTCACACCACCAAAGAACAGTAAACCCTCTTTCCGTGTAACATGGGTGCCACCCAGATTCTGTGAACCACTACTCCATGAGAGGAATCGGGGCTGTGTAAACTGAGAAATATATGCACTCAACTGAACAAGCACAGCAAAATGTTGGTGGGGGGAAGGCATGCCGGCATACTTCACCGAGATGCCATTTGAATTGGCATGATCACTAGATCACAAGAATATTTCCTTGAGAACCAGAAGTACTAGCAGAATAAAGCAGAGTATGACAAGGACTGTAGCACACATCACCATCCCACCTTTCCGCTGTGTTCGCTCTGCCTGCAGATTGGACACAAAACTGAACGGTATCAGATTTAGAACTAGCCACATTCCGTAATACTTAATTATACATACCAGGGTTTCCAACTCTGCATTTGGAAACATAAATTTCATAgttaatatgatataaaatataaatgatgATAAGTTTTGTCCAAAATAACATACAAAGTAGGCACAggacataatatataatatattatttatcccGTACTTCATATTTATACATATTAAGAAAACAATATTCAATCCATCAAACAGAAATcttacaacacacacacacacacacacgcatatatATCCTTAACCAACTTCAGCCATGCCTGCATCTAAATCATCATTACCTAATAAGTATGTTCCATGTTTCAAAGTTGTTAACTTGTTAACCACCTAGCAGCTTAGGGGTAACAAAAGTATAAGAGAATGTACTAGGATACAGTCTGTAGGATCTTGTAAGCATTTCCTAAAAGGTTTCCATTTTATCAAAAGAACCCAGAAACTTTTCTGTTAATATCAGTACTCTTAAACATGTCTGAGTGGTTATCCAAGGACAGAATTTTAACAAGGTCAAGAATCCAAGAAACACAGCATGGAAATAATCAAAGGCAATAATAAAGACAGATGTCCCATATATCCCATAGTAGTAGGAACCAGCAGCCCCATGAGTAGTCAACCTACAAGGCTCGAGTGATGATTTGTCTGAGTCTAAAAGGAAAATGTTGCCTTCATTCTAAATTCTTGCACATGATTATCATTTGGAAAATTCATTGCGGAGTAGGATAACAGATTGATTAGAGGATAGTAAATGTTTTCTCTTTCTCCATTTTTAAGTTACCTAAAATCCCAGGAGCTCCAGGTTGCAGATGAACTCTGGAGCTAAGGGCCCTAAGGGGCAGGTAGTACAGCATCATTGGACTATCATACCCCCTCAGCAACTTTGTgaaaaatgagagagaaagggaagagagagagagagagagagagagagagaacctttCCCAACTGTTTATAGCCCTCTTCTACTGAGGTTGCAACATTCTGTATATTATAGTCTATCCGGTCAATGATAGTTCCCTGGTTCACAAAAAAATACTTCAGAATCTAGCCACTTTAAACAAACAGGTGGTCAGTCATTCTCCAAAAAGATGACACTCGTACCTGATCAATCACAAGGACCGAGAGATCCTTCATAATCTGAGCAAGCTCATTAACGGATTCTACAACCTAAAAATAGAATCCAAGTTAAAAGCCATGGATACTCAAAGGTAATCCTTTTATTGTTCAGTAATCAAACAAATTTTCAACCAGCGTCAAGATCATGAAATGCCCTACCTGTACAATttccctctccctttctctcgtGAAGACCTCACTTCTTTTCAGCTTTGACATCTGAAGATCATCAAAACCctgaagaaaaaaagatagaattcaatttgaaaatgactgCCAGCgtccaaaaataatttaaaaagaaCTTGTTTGCACTTATGCATTGGTCTGTTCAAGCAACCTTCTGTAAGATGCAGAGACATCAGGTTTACCAAGTTCCTAGTCAAACTATCAAATGTGCAGGTAAAAGGTTACTGGGAAGTGCATACAAAAGTGAAAGACTCATAAAAATATAGCTCAGGAGTTTGAGACAAGTTTGCACGTGCATAGGAATGCCAATTGGTCAATAAGACCAGGAAACCACTTGAACTCAACCTTGATTTCAACTGTCATTTTGATCCAAGATTTAAACAAGATCTGCACATGCAGAAACGTTCAGATGACAATTTTGGATGAGAAACTCCAGGTAAGGTGCGCATATGTGAAGTAAATATTGTTGATCCAAGTCAGCCAAAATCTGACCAGCACCCAGTTGACTGACTTTGCGAGACCCAAAAATCAATAAACATATCAGGCCTGATCTTAACTCCATAAACCAAATTGTGTTGGAATAGTTTCACTGTGGAGCCAGTGAAAGAGCCATCTTCTTTGCAACACATGCCTGTGTTtggtttttcttaaaaaaattgttAAGTGAAGTTTGATTCAGATTTTCAGACTAGCATTCAGCTTTAAAAAATCATGCCAGTATAGGCAAATTATGCATGTTAGAAAGAGAACAACATACCATATCAACAAAGTCATCCTCCTCCAAATTGGATCTAGTTCCATTTATGTTTATCTCCAAGTCAACACCATCTTGGCCctacaaaaattagataaaggtttgaagaaactgatgatgctaaagaagcagaagatggagcGTATTGTTGAAAGTTCAGCAGACCTCTTTCTGCTGTCGAAGGTGCTTCAAGTAAGATGATTGTTTCTTCCGAAACTCCATTGAAAGACCCTGAAGATCAGTTGCAAGTGAACGCTACAGGAGAAACACACAATTGTCATGACTATCCACCAAAGAGAGCTGATAAGAAGACACTAGGTCCAATCAAAGAAATATTCATCAATAGTTTAGTCAAGATTCACTATCTTGGTACCAAACCCCATACCGGTATCATCCTATTACAACATCTATATGCAACACGGTATGAGGTACGGTATGAGACTGCATACCAGTTCGATACCGGTGCAATTCGCCTGGTATGGTACTGATGAGTACGGCAAACCTTGGGTTTAGAAATGATACAATACTGCCAGTTGTATGGACCAAACCACTTCGCAATTTTATGCAATGCCATGTAAGAGAGAAGATCTTGGCATTGCAAATAGACATTAAAAGAAAATGTGAAGGATTAACCAAATGCTGAAGCAATTAATGTGAATGTGCGGAAAAAAAATAAACTGTACAGATAACTCTCATTATACCTGAACATTTTTCCGAACATTTGAATCTTCAGAAGGATCACTAGAAGAAAGCTTTTGTAATCTCTTCTCAGACTTCCTCAACAAATCAGTAATCTCTATAGTAAGAACTTCGATTGCATGTTGGTCCTCATGACCATCACCAAAAGAAGGCATCAAAGCTTTGGCATGAGCCTTAGCTAACTCTGACATTTTTGTCCGAGCACGTTGCATATTCGCAGTTATTTCTTCAGATACATCCACCCAAGCTGGAGGTAAACCAACCGTAAGAGCTCCTCTACTGCAGcagcagaaaaagaaaaagaaaaaaaaacattatATCAAGAAATTAGTGGAGGCAACATGAGGCCACATCAAAGAATCTGATTCTGTTCCAGCTTTGAAGCAGAGAGTCCTTATCAAAGTTTTATTATCTTACAGTGGACAATGTGCTACA encodes:
- the LOC105059273 gene encoding growth-regulating factor 4 encodes the protein MNSAAAGGCRPPFTASQWQELEHQALIYKYLIAGVPVPPDLLIPIRRSFEAAHARFYHHPALGYYSFYGKKLDPEPGRCRRTDGKKWRCSKDAYPDSKYCERHMHRGRNRSRKPVESQTFSQSQSSSSTMTSLAPSGSSASGSGSGSFQSIPLHSISGGNNLQGSYPWRASSSQLHTDPGSYGIGSSSRYLSEVKPGVDEHSFFSEASGSARGLGTDSSVDSSWHLMPSRVSSFPLSKARDPSILQSAYPQFQSVQDLGQVTICSLSKHEQRHSFFGSDFGSAEPVKHEGQSLRPFFDEWPKTRDSWSDLEEERSNRTSFSTTQLSISIPMASSDFSTTSSRSPNDD
- the LOC105059275 gene encoding tlg2p-like protein a; the encoded protein is MATRNRTPLYRKYREALRGVRVPSPSLSSGGGPVIELVSASFLRSDRSYAPLSTEDPGSSSRGALTVGLPPAWVDVSEEITANMQRARTKMSELAKAHAKALMPSFGDGHEDQHAIEVLTIEITDLLRKSEKRLQKLSSSDPSEDSNVRKNVQRSLATDLQGLSMEFRKKQSSYLKHLRQQKEGQDGVDLEININGTRSNLEEDDFVDMGFDDLQMSKLKRSEVFTREREREIVQVVESVNELAQIMKDLSVLVIDQGTIIDRIDYNIQNVATSVEEGYKQLGKAERTQRKGGMVMCATVLVILCFILLVLLVLKEIFL